The following DNA comes from Dermacentor andersoni chromosome 2, qqDerAnde1_hic_scaffold, whole genome shotgun sequence.
TATCGAAAACATTCTTCCTCGACGAGTAGCAATGTCTACAGATGTAATGTGCACGTCGTGACAGACTGGTGACCGAATTATAATTTCGCGCCTTCATCTTGAACATTTATTAGTCGAAGCTATACTGCTTTCACGATCAAACAAATAGTCGGTGCGCGATGCCTTCACCATCTGTTTAAGCATATGTGCGCTGCGAACGCTGTGTTTGTGCTCTCACTGCACATCACAGTCATTGTCGTCATCTGTATATGCTCATCATCATCCCATTTCGCCTTTCTTCAAGCCTTCATGGTGTGGCTGCGCTAAACGAAAACATCGTATCAGCCGATGCCTTAAAATGTCTTTAATCCGTCGCCCACCTTTCTTGCCATCATAGCGAGAAAACCAGCCGTAGTTGAATTGCAACAGCTGTCTTTGTTTTATTCTTCATAGCCAGCGTCTACGCGTGTGTTTCTACGGTGTCCGAAAATAACTACATCATTTACCAAGTTTATATTTAGAATAAATGGGGAGAGGCGCCGGGGGTGGGCACATTAGGCTAATGTGCAGGCATATATTGAAATGGGTGAGTTACGCGCTAAATGCAGACTGCCGAGCCCTCGTTTCCTGCCTGTTCAGAGGCGTTATTTGAAACGCTGACGAAGTTTGTAAAATTATGGGgtattgcgtgccaaaaccatgatctcattatgaggcacgccgtagtcgcgAATCCGGAATAAAtttgcccacctggggttctttaacgtgcacctacatctaattCCAccgattttacagcgaagctgtatacctctacactccaagaaaattttcttgtcgtaagcaaaaaaaaactccccatatgtggaccgatcccggagatagtgcgatgccgggccgacccgcgacggatgtgaaacaggcgttaagcactcaccatacgtgggccgatcccggagatagtgaaataGCGGCCcatacatacacagcttcgctggtcatccttcttcatagagtggaagggcattgagcttttctttttttttcatttcgcctctatcgaaatgcggccgccgtggtcaggattcgatcccgcgacctcagcagtcgaacaccataaccactaggcaaccacggcgggtacgtttACAAAGTGTTCCCGTTaccatgtgaaaaagaaaaaaaaatctggcagcAATTTTATGCTTGTAGAGACTACGGGCCACCTGAGGTGTGACTTGTACCGAGTGTTAAAAGTGTGTGCGTTTAATACGTGAGCCGTGGTTTTCCACGGTTCCTCGGTGAGGCACATTGTCTGTGCTTCTTTGAAATAGGAATTATGATGTTAGAAATCTAAGAAATCAGTTTATACATTATAGGTTAATTACAGCCGTAGTAGACAATTACTTAGAAAAGGCTTCGATGGCTTTACTATCGCATGCTCACTTATGAACGGCTTGGGGAGTTTGCCCGACAGGCTGAAGGGATTCAGTGTGTCACAAAAATGAAATTTAGAGGGAATATGTCCTATCCTACGCATGATGCGTTCGCAAACTTTCAAGACACATTTCAAAACTTTCAAGTGCTCGAAAGCATTATGCGGCCGTTATCCACTGTGTTCCCCAGTGTCCCAAAAGAAGTCCGTATACGCCACATTAGATCTACATTTGGTGTCAACTGAGGGCATGTCATGTGTAATATGTGACAAGGTTTTCACATCTCGGACTTATGGTCTTTAGAAATTGGTGGCGGTGTTTGTTTGCAGTTGCTTAGACACATGCTAGCTGATGGGGTTGGCCGATTATGTGCCGTAACACCCGATTATGAAGTTCTAGCTGTGTGTGCTGACAAaatcattttgtttttgttgtctATCGCCCCCCGTGTGGTCGTATTGAGCAAGATCTTTTGCTTATGCTGAAAGTGTCGCCGAATTTGCGTGCGAGTGCCGACACACTATTTTCCTTGGAGGTGATCTGAACATCAATATTGCTGAGAATTGACCAAGACGAACACAGTTGCTACTTCTGTATGAGTCCTATTTGCTTCGAAATGTTATCACTGTACTGACCGGTGTCACCACGCTGTCAGTAACTGTAGTTGACCTGTTAATAACTAGTGATTCTATCGAATGTGTCTCAGCAGGAGTTATTAAAAGATCACTGAGCGATTACCTCACTGTGTTTGTGATATGCAACGTCCCTTTGTTCTCTAACCTGACTTGAAGTAATTCAAGACACAGAATAATAACACCAACTCGTTAAAACGATTTCGGTCCATAATATTAAATTTTTACTGGACACCACTGCATAGCCAGATGACTGCTCACGatgcgtttaatttttttttttcttaacgcaATTCAGATTATTTTACGATAAAGCATTCTCATACAggattacaaaaagaaagaaagctcgtaAGCCATAAATAACGTGCGCATCTTAAAAATTATTGCTAAGAACAAGCTATACCCGAAGTTCTTGCTGAGTCACAACTCCCTTGATTTCATAGTTTTCTAAAAATCCCGCAATAAACTAAACGCCACATTAAGGAAATTTAAGAGCGAATATGACTAACGCTTATTTGAAGGGATTAGTGATGAAAAGATCCTCTGGGGTAGATTAAAGATGCTCTTAAATGCTGAACGATCTTGTCACCTGTTTCTCTTACAATTGACGTTGTCAACTATTCTGATAGAGGCTTAACTGACAGGTTTACCGACCATTTCACCTTCCTTACTAAAGGTGAGCATGACCCTGGTGTTCTTGATTACGCGAGCAATCCGGCATATGATACCAAGGGTCTTAGTGAGTGTGATTGCGGTGATGTAGTTGCCGCTTTTAGGAGTATGAAAGTAAGCAAATATGCTGACGTTTCTAGATTGAGAATGCAACCTGTAAAACATGTCATATGTGTTATTTTCTCAACCCTAACACATATTTATAATTTGTCTCTCTGTACCGATATTTTTCAGCGGAGATGAAAAACGCGAAAGGGTTATTCTTCATAAAGACAGTGTTAAGGAAGTTCTCAGTATCTATAGGCCCATATtcattttaccatttttttcccGAAAGATGAGACTGAATTATCTatgtgcatatttttaaattgcTTGAAAAATATGATTTAATAACAAGTAAATAGTTTGGTATTAGAGAGAAACGTTCTACCAAAGTTGAATTGCTCAAACAAAAAGAACTGCGCCTACAATCAAGAAACAGTTCTTGCcccagaattgttcgtaagagcaggtgGTAGCCAATAATCGTGTTAGGCACATCATTTTCTAAGCCAGCCAGCCAATGGGAAACAGCAATAGCACTTACGAAAAAAGCGTTTGCGAATTCGGCCCCCTATACTTAATATTatataaaagaaagtaaatagAAATATTTATCGATGTGTAGAAAGCGTTTGACAGAATAAGCCATAAAACACTTCTTTTAAAACTTGCGCGAGATATTTTCTTAAATTTAATAACTAGTTACTTGAGCGGTCGTGTTCAATATGTGCTTATTGGCGGCGATCACTCGCCCTATAATACTATTAAACACGGCGTTCCTAAAGGTAGCCTGCTTGGTCCTCTGTTAATCATTATTTATGTGAATGATTTAATAGAAACAGATACTGATGTTCAATATTTTACATATGCAGACGAAAACGAGCTTATCTTTATCAGGTACTAATGCGAATGATTTGGCCGAACAAGCGAACAACATGTTAGATAAGTTGCACTCCTAATATGTTAAAAATTGTCTCCATATCAACTCCAACAAAACTCAAGCCAAATTTCTCAGAGCTAAAAATCAAGCTCTTTCTGTCAGCGATACGCTTGCCTTAGGAGGAAATGTCATAAAAATTACAAACACAGACAAAACGCTGGGAGCACATTGCAATGAATTTATGTTACGGGATGCTCACAGCGAGCATCTGCAAGGTAAACGGGCCGGTATAGTTGAAATGAAGAGAAAATTTCAGCATTTATTCCCTGTAAAAGAAACGCTTACGTTTTACCGCAAATTATTCCAATCGCAATTCAAATAGTGCATTTCGGTGTGGAACAGTACAACACAGACAAACATCATGAAGTCCTCAGTTATGCGAAGGAATGCGCTTAGAGCAATTACTACCGTGCCTTACGGAACACATTCTGAACCCCTATGTCCCGCCTATCGCATCATGCGCTTATCCGACATGTACCATTCTCGTCTTTTACAGCTACCCAAATCACAGATTGAACACGGCATATTATTTTTATCCGACGTTGCTAACCTCCACACCGACGTGCACTACTATACCCTACATGACGCCATGAATACCGGTCTGGGCTTCACCCACGTACGAACTACGGTTTTCAAACTCTAAAATATACGTTGCCTTCTTTAGTAAACAAGCTTGACTTATCTTACACCTCGATCCGTGAAATATCTTATAATTCCCTACGAAACATCTTTcgctttttttgtgtatgtgcacTGCTCTGCCACTATTTCTCTCTCATTTGTAATAAATGCCTACGATGAGatgttattgtttttgttgtattcCTAATTTTATGCTGCCCCACGTGTTCTTTGTTCTTGagtcttccttgtaaacagcttTGCCCTGTGCTGTCTGTTTTTGTGCGTACCGATGTATACAAACTTTTTTTTACGGTGTAATCCCTAGgctcatgtcatcatcatcatgatgacaTGAGCCCTGAGATTGTCATCATCATGTCATCATCATGATGACATGAGCCCTGATGATGACATGAGCCCTGGGATTacaccgtaaaaaaaaaagtttgtataCACATCAAATACAGCGCCAACGCCTAGTAATATCAAAATGTCAAATTTAAGCAGTAAGCATGTGGTGCTCAATCACAGCCGACTTGCGTGCAGTAATATCATTCACTGCGCTTCCGAAGTACAAAGGTTTCACCACCAGTTCGCGACACTTAccgttctttgtttgtttttgcacATTCTTGGCCAATTTAAATATATAATTGATACTTAAATTGTGAACAGCCTGCTCGATCCTATCACtataaattatggtgttttcaTTGCCATCAACATATCAAAACATGTTCTGAGCGGTTGCCAGCCCCTTTAATGCATTTTCCTCAAGatcaacagcttcgctgaaaagtCTACTGCGATTCTGCAGTGGGGCACAAATTTCGtgtctctctgtttctctctcgcGCGCGTCTTCCACGCCAGCGTTTTCAAACCAAAATGCCCAAACAGAAAATCTTTCTTTCGCCATATCAGGGGGATCGAGGATGCACATTTGTCGTCTTTCACAGATGCGCCAGGAGCTACCTTCTTCAACCTTGGGTGTTTGGTTTCCACCACTTGCACTGCAGGACCGGCCTTTCGACTAGCCGGTTCTTTTCGTCAGGGCAGCAGTCGCCCCGCACAGGAAAACGTCGGGCAGAATTTCacaactatgtttttttttttttagttcttttttcGACATCAGCCGGCAGCCTTAGTTTATAATTCGTCCAGCACTAAAATTCGCTTTTCCATTTCTCTCACaactttctcttacgaacaattctggcGTAAGGAATTTTTGTGAATATTGGCCGTTTTCTTTCCGCGCGTATAGAAGGGACGATTGTCGCAGTCCCAAAGTATAGCCGTTATAGTACCTTCTGAATCTGTCTGTGTCGCCATTCGTGTTGCATTCTTGTAAACTGCGCAGGTAAAGACGAAACCAGGGgccgcattaaagaaaaaaaaggtcttGCGCTAGTATTGATCGTGGGAAGGAATCTCAGCCAATCCTCATGCTGAACATGTCATATATCTAAGCCGCCTGGCCAATAGCAAGGATCACTGACAAACGAAATGCTTTGGGAATTCAGCCCCAGAGTAGGACTCTGATCGTCTTTGTTTTCCGTCTTACTTTCGTGCCTTCCTTAACTTCTCAGTCAACAAGAAGGGCGTGAAAATATAACAATGTCGTGTAAGTAGCATAAGCAATGAACAATACCTTACCACTCTTGGGCATCCGATGATGAGGAGGCATGTCAATGATGTGCTGCAGGTACTTCTTGAAGTGAGCAGCTCTCCACGCCGCTTAGATCAATTCTGCGAAGAATAGACCTGCCGAAAGCAAAAAGAAGTTCAATGACAAAAATTGAACACGTTCTCGTTAACTTTATTTGTCCTTATTTGACCTTATGTACTGTGTGGAGCAGATTAAGGAAACAAAAcaatgatgtgtgtgtgtgtgtgcgtgcgtgcgtgcgcgtgcgtgcgtgtgcgtatgcgtgcgcgtgcgcgtgtgcgtgtgcgtgtgtgcgtgtgtgtgcgagtgtgtgtgtgtgtgtgcgtgtgtgtgtgcgtgtgtgtgtgagtgtgtgtgtgtgtgtgcgtgtgtgtgtgtgtgtgtgtgtgtgtgtgtgtgtgtgtgtgtgtgtgtgtgtgtgtgcgtgtgtgtgcgtgtgcgtgtgcgtgtgtgtgtgtgtgcgtgtgtgtgtgtgtgtgtgtgtgtgtgtgtgtgtgtgtgtgtgtgtgtgtgtgtgtgtgtgtgtgtgtgtgtgtgtgtgtgtgtgtgtgtgtgtgtgtgtgtgtgtgtgtgtgtgtgtgtgtgtgtgtgtgtgtgtgtgtgtgtgtgtgtgtgtgtgttaggtcGATCACTCTCGTAAACATGAAGTTTCAAGGCGAGAGCTGCCATTGTCACACCACGGCTgctttaaatgcgaagcattatgTAGGGAGTTCTCAGGAAACACATTTTCATTGCTTTGGTTACAAGACATTGAAATGACTTTAGAATTTCCACTTACAAATTCAACGAAATAATGCTGCAGTCTCAAAACTAGGCCTAATAATGTCCATAACATTGAGAAATTATAATGATATATGCAGTAGGTATTTATTATAACTGAAGAATACACCACGCAGCGGGCGCCACTCCCAGACCGCAAACATGAATAGGCCAAAGAAGATGAGCTTTGCTTCTATGGCATGCGCCATAACAGCCAGGGATAGGAAGCGCTAACCTAATCTAACGGGGGGAGCAGGAACGTTTAGCTAGCAAACGCGCAAATAAAGAGCCATTAAATCATGTTACGCACCACTGTGGTTCTCATAAGGGAGGTcgggccgttctttttttttcttttaatatagaGGGGCATCACGGTATTTATGCGACGTCTGACAACTGCAGTTTGGGCCAAAGGAACAATTGCTAAAGTAAAAAATATTGCGGTATGAAAACAGAACGTGGTAGAGCTCATAAGTGTGCTCCGatggcaagtcgggcgcaatcattttcagAAGGTCGGTGATGGTACAAGTTGCAAACTGCAATGGTAGAGTAGGCTTGGTCGAACTGTgatctactgcaatagatgccactgagtgatcctcgaataagcaaagctgggccagagacatcccgcgttgCAGTCAAGCCAAAATTggccactggcaggcagacgcaattttCTGTAATAGATAAAACTTTATGAGGTACTGTTATACCGTATGAAATGAGAACGCCTTGCAAGTGCTTTGTGATGTAGTGACCATCAGGCACTGGTGTGGATGACACAAAGTCAActtaagtcagtgccgaaggtggcaagcgagcGAAGTCTACGGGACTGAGGCGACTGAGGGGTGGCTCAGTGGcgtccagaacaggcaggtcatgGCAAAGAGTACTGGCTGAAAAGTCTTTGAGATCAGAATGTGCGGAAGGGAAGGCCAGACCGAGAATTATGTCATGGCGAGAGTGGGCGATGACGATGACGAGAACGAcggtggagcgatcggcgaaggaggcTCGGGCGGCACGCCATAACTATTACTGCTGCTCCGCCGTcggtgacacggacaacaggcacCGTGTCTTTTGTTATTCGTTTCTTCAGGCGATTACGAAGGGCAGTGCTCATGACAGAAAAATGCgacccagtgtctataagagcaaaCACAGGAACGCCGTAGACTTGCGTTTCAAGAAGGTTCATTGGAGTAGGCAGTGTCAGTAGGGGACTCTGTGGCGTAGGGAGTGATGCAGCATCACCTCGAGGCACTGCATCGTCTACTTTTCCGGCTGGGAGCATCCTTAGGGAGTCGAGGAATAAGCGACGGgactggggggagcgagattgtcggcgCTGGGGCGAAGGTGACAGTGAATAGGGGCGATTCGGTGCAGGATATTCAATGGCGACACTTATCACACCTTGTGGTATGCGACGAGAAGGGCCGCCTGGACGAGAGTAGCCAGTATAGGTGATCTGGGTCGGGAAGCTTTAGTGACTGTGATAGTGGCAAGAAATGGGCCCCATCCgaaggcagtgaaaacaaatgggcttctcgtcagcagtgcgccattcagacagGTTGCGGAAACGTAGTGGGTATAGGAAGTGGGACGGGGCAGAATCGAAGATTCCGGGCGGCCGTCGGGGTGGGTGGCTGAGCAGACGGAGTGAAGACGCATGTTggcgaactcttggcggacaactgcctggatcggGGAAATCGTGACTGTAGGTGTGTTGCAGGAGATGGATTCGAAGGCAACCGGATAGGTGGCCTTGGGGGAGGTGGCGCGAACAGGTAGCCGCCGTGGCCACTGTTTCTTTTGGCCGGCCACCCATGGTGCCGCGAGATCTTGGGAGCTGCAGCTGCCGCGGCAGCTCAGGTCAAGGGCACCTAGCGAGTTCTTTCTTCCGTTTCCATCCAGAGTCATTTTCTTCGCCGGCTATGGATGCGATAGTCACGCCGCTACTCCCTCAATCTTTCGCCCGACGATCCGAGTGACATTGTCAGTGTTGTTGGGACggggagcgtcggcacaggaagttGTCGGGGTGGTTCTTGGTAGACGGGCAAACTGTTGTCCGATACGTCGGGTTcttgcgagttccaggcggcaGCACTCTGATACTTCGTCCACCTTTGCCACGCTGTTGAAGACGAGCTAGTTGAAGGCATTACCGGGAATGCCCTTGAAAATGTGAGAAACCTTGTCTTGCTCAGTCATGTGCGCGTCAACTTGGCGGTACAGGGCCAAGACTTCTTCAATGTACGTGTGGTAGGACTCTGTTGACGTGGGCATGCGGCTAGACAACGCCTTCTTAACGGTAAGTTGGTGACCGTaagggttgccgaacaagtctcgccgcttttgtttaagcgtatcccaactggtgagctcatcttcgtgggCCCTAAACCATACTCGAGGTGTACCACTGAGGTAAAATACTACGTTGACGAGCATGACAGAAGAGTCCCACTGGTTATTGGTGCTGACGCGTTCGTACAGACTGATCTAGTCCTCGACGTTTTCCCCATCTTTTTCCGAAAATACGCCAGTATCACGGGGAGCGGAGAGTGCGATGTTGGTCATCGGATTGGCAGCAGGTGTTGAATCGAGCTGTCGTCTCCGAGAGCCATGATGGAAAGCgtgacgtaccgtccactgcgaagctccatgacgaaGACAGAGAGcttccacctccaccaaatatgttaAGTGGGAAGACGCAAACGAGTCGctgtatacaagtatatttacaaatgaatacgctgctttggcagtgccccgcgatCTTCACAGACTGtcacaaggaacaagaatggtggcggcaaatgctacacagtgaatcactctctgaccaattacgggcagtccagaaggcccgcgatgtggctgaagggctcagCCTGACAGTCcaaacgtgggagcggcccgcgtcaacctagggttgaccttcagggcccaataaagttattcataccatacgCCGCTTACAATATCGATGCTTACAGCTCGAGTAGGCACGTACGTTTGATTAAACCACATCATCGATGACTGAATGTAAGGGGACCAAGAGCATGTGGGTGCCCAAAAAACAAATTTGGAAAATGCTGCCGCGTCCACTGTCACTCAAGAAATGCGACCATTTTATGCAAGGATGCAAAGTGGGCGTATTTATTAGGCGGCTATTATAGCTGCCGTGAGAttaaaacatgttggcgggctagttggatTGAATCCAAGataaaatgtgtaagcgcgactgaacgaggacgtagaaagaaacagacacacggagacagagCTGTTGCCGTGAGGTACCGGTTGCTCATCCACTCATTCGCCGGAGTAGCAGACTTAGGAGTGCTTACTGACATTGTCTCTGTACAAAAAATGGCCCACGGAATTGCAACAACCGCATCTCAGCCAGTAAGAGCCATCGCCGACATGCTCATCGCAACCATGTTGGTTCATTTTACTCTGACTTGCGCAAGTGTTGATCTAACTCTTCATATAAACGCCGCTAAGAAAAACACTTGTTGCTTTGACGAAGGCAATCTCCCCTGAAAAAAATTCTAAGTTTAATTCGCGACTCCGATGTACTGCTCGAAGTGGCCCTAGCGAAGCTAAGTGGATCTACGTAATAGTAGCGTTTCCCTGAGCTCGTGGGCTGCACATAGTACAAATGGTTTCCAGCAAAACGCATGACATGGACAGAAAGGAGCGACAATACACGCTGGACTAGCAACTGAATACACTTATAGTGCTAACACGTTCAAGATAATATTCAACTTCTCAGTTGCTAGTACAGCATGTGTTGTCGTGCCTTTCTGTCCATGTCAGTGCGTTCTGGCGGTAAGCATTTGGTCCTATAGTCTACGTAGTTTCCTTGCACCGACACACCGTCCATTATTCTTGCGTTTGCAACTGCTGGACACTTATAGCGCTGACACGTTCAAGCAAATATTCAACTGTCTTTATTTTTGAGAACACCAAACAGCAGTTTACTTGCACACGCAACAACACAGCGAACGCAGGAGCACCTAAACACTTTTGGTGCGCCCAGGCGCACTACCCCAACGTTAAGCCATGCAGAGGCCTTCGTGAGCCACGTCCCCGCCGCCGCTACATTCGCGGTCCTCTCCCAAATCCGGGGTATCTGAGGACTTCCTTGCGCCTCTTGAATATGCAACATGACCGGCTTCCAGAGCGCCGCTGCTCTCTCGAATTGCCGCATCGGTTCTGTCCAGTCGCTTCTCTGTTCCAGAGATGCTATCGGCAGCGCGATGCCCTATAGACGACTGGGGCTCGCTACGGGAGCTCacggtcgtcgtcgttgtcgtcgtcgtagAAGTACTAGTCGTTGTCGTGGTGGTCACCGTCGGCGAGGAAGACGTCCCCATGCGGCTCCTCTCGGGGGGAACAGCAGCTGATGCCGTAGTGCTTGTCGACGCCGACGCTGTCGAGGAAATAGTCGACGAAGCCGCAGTCAGCCTCTCCCGCCCAGTCTGCGCCGTCACCGACGTGCTCGTCATCACCACGCTGGCCGTTTTCGTGGTAACGCCTCCGTCTGGGTTGTCGTCGACCGAACTTGCCGTCAGCATTGACGATGTCGTCGTCACGACCATCCCCGGAGCGCCTGTCGCGCGGTCGCCCTCGGACGCGAAGCTCGACGTCGTAGAAGAAGACGCTGGTCCGGAACTCGGCAGCGGGTGGCGCTGACCATCTTCCCTGGGAAGCGAAGTTTTGAGGACGTTGGCATGTTGACAGAGTTGTACCTCGACATAGAGAAAACAAGAAAGTAGGTGGAAGTTCACTATATTCCAAATTTAGGAGATGACCCTGATTAATAGGCGAGACTAGTCTTAAAAACCGGCTGACACAGTGACCAGCAATGTCATGTCTCCTGTTCCTGTTTGCTCAGCGAATCTGCTAAGCCAGCGCCACAGAACGCAAAAGGCCCGAGTGCGATACCTGAAAGGCTGCTTTACTGGAAATCGCTGCCGGTCACTTTCTGCGACAAATGTCGTTGTCAAGATAGCAAAGTGGTGACCGTTTACACATTGGGCACTACCTTTCGACGAGTCTAAACTACAGTGCAAAAATCGCCTGTTCTTTTTACACATTTTCTGCTGTAAACATTGCGGCACTATGGCTGTATTGAGAGAAAACGGAAAGGTTCCGTTTATCAATCGTCGCGCACATGCGCTCTCTGAAGAGCGTTAAATAGAGGACGGTGCAAAAGCGTGAACTGGCGATGTGCCACAAGCGAAAATCGTCGGGGCTCGCACTGCGCGCAGGTTTTCCATGGCCAGGGTTGCCAGGTTTGGTGACTGCCAAACCAAATAATGTCAGCTATTCATCATTGGTAAACTACGATACAATACTATGTGATAACATTCG
Coding sequences within:
- the LOC140216184 gene encoding uncharacterized protein yields the protein MLLCILLWTAASVLTPAVRGKEDGQRHPLPSSGPASSSTTSSFASEGDRATGAPGMVVTTTSSMLTASSVDDNPDGGVTTKTASVVMTSTSVTAQTGRERLTAASSTISSTASASTSTTASAAVPPERSRMGTSSSPTVTTTTTTSTSTTTTTTTTVSSRSEPQSSIGHRAADSISGTEKRLDRTDAAIRESSGALEAGHVAYSRGARKSSDTPDLGEDRECSGGGDVAHEGLCMA